One region of Candidatus Omnitrophota bacterium genomic DNA includes:
- the hisH gene encoding imidazole glycerol phosphate synthase subunit HisH: MRINIAIIDYGMGNLRSVVNAFNVLGHSPVIVKDPGDIRKADRIVLPGVGAFGDAMRNLRDAGWVEVMEEEVLGKEKPFLGICLGMQLLATFGTEHGKCSGLNWIPGKVIRLGEGKPGLRVPHIGWNDVRVIKKEGLYAGLPDPQSFYFLHSYVLVPDDKDIVSGICDYEGDFVASIKLKNISAIQFHPEKSHKAGLKVLMNFLSGN, translated from the coding sequence ATGCGTATAAATATAGCGATAATAGATTACGGGATGGGAAACTTAAGATCCGTCGTCAATGCGTTCAATGTTCTCGGCCATTCTCCGGTCATTGTAAAAGATCCGGGGGATATTCGTAAAGCCGACCGGATCGTATTGCCGGGAGTAGGCGCATTCGGCGATGCCATGCGGAACCTGCGCGATGCCGGATGGGTCGAAGTGATGGAAGAAGAGGTGCTGGGTAAAGAGAAACCCTTTTTAGGCATATGCCTCGGTATGCAACTATTGGCGACTTTCGGCACCGAGCATGGCAAATGTTCCGGGTTGAACTGGATCCCGGGTAAAGTGATCCGTCTCGGCGAGGGGAAGCCCGGGCTTCGTGTCCCCCACATAGGCTGGAACGATGTGAGGGTTATAAAAAAAGAAGGCTTGTATGCCGGCCTTCCGGATCCGCAGTCCTTCTATTTTTTGCATAGTTATGTTCTTGTGCCGGATGATAAAGACATCGTAAGCGGTATCTGCGACTATGAAGGCGATTTTGTTGCCAGTATAAAATTGAAGAATATCTCGGCGATACAATTCCATCCGGAAAAAAGCCATAAGGCAGGGCTTAAAGTGCTCATGAATTTTCTGAGCGGAAATTGA
- a CDS encoding imidazole glycerol phosphate synthase cyclase subunit — MLKKRLIPVLLLQNGMLVRSEAFSIHQIIGNPIIEVQRFNQWNVDELIYLDISRSDDYDLRREDGKVRGLKDPLVILEEVSKTCFMPLTWGGRIRTIDDMRQRFLRGADKITINTAAVETPELITQAAKIFGSQAVVVCIDAKRYEGGSPEVFIDGGRTATGMSPEGWAKKAEGFGAGEILLQSIDRDGMGNGYDLGMIRSVSEAVSIPVIALGGIGAYGQYADGIKAGASAAAAANIWHFKELSDMGGKRALSKSGVNIRM; from the coding sequence ATGTTAAAAAAACGGTTGATACCGGTTCTTTTATTGCAAAACGGGATGCTTGTTCGCAGTGAGGCTTTTAGTATACATCAGATAATCGGTAATCCGATAATCGAGGTACAGCGATTCAACCAATGGAACGTGGATGAACTTATCTATTTGGATATAAGCCGATCGGATGATTACGACCTTCGTCGGGAAGATGGCAAGGTCCGCGGACTTAAAGATCCTCTCGTTATATTGGAAGAGGTGAGCAAGACCTGCTTTATGCCTCTTACGTGGGGCGGCAGGATACGTACCATCGATGACATGAGACAACGGTTTTTAAGAGGGGCGGATAAGATAACTATCAATACCGCCGCGGTCGAGACGCCGGAATTGATTACGCAGGCCGCAAAGATTTTTGGCAGTCAGGCGGTTGTCGTATGTATAGACGCGAAGCGCTATGAGGGCGGGAGCCCGGAAGTTTTTATCGACGGCGGCCGTACTGCGACCGGGATGAGTCCCGAGGGTTGGGCTAAGAAAGCGGAAGGGTTTGGCGCCGGGGAGATATTACTCCAGAGTATAGATCGCGATGGCATGGGCAATGGTTATGACCTTGGCATGATACGCTCGGTAAGCGAAGCTGTTTCTATACCGGTCATAGCGCTGGGCGGAATCGGCGCTTACGGACAGTACGCGGACGGTATAAAAGCCGGAGCTTCCGCGGCCGCGGCGGCAAATATATGGCATTTTAAGGAATTGTCCGACATGGGCGGGAAACGGGCCCTGTCGAAGAGCGGCGTAAATATAAGAATGTGA
- a CDS encoding N-acetyl sugar amidotransferase: MKFCSRCMYPSMAATPLTFDDKGVCSGCRVAGQKKVIDWKGRFQMLKKLTDEYRAKNNYDILIPVSGGKDSYYQAHIASKELGLKVLLVTYHGNNYLPEGEYNLARMRELFDCDHIVVKPGVDVLIKMNRIGFKLQGDMNWHNHCGIFTVPIQEAVRHKVPLMMWGEHGFMDMGGMYSYSDFVEFTAKTRLEHGLRGYDWHDFTDEGLEKLGRSELKEGLRPKDLLWAQYPPDEEIASVGVRGIYLSNYLDWDGTKNAELVTKLYGWRAAQQPFERTYRSFSNLDDMHENGIHDYLKFVKFGYGRASDHASKDIRAGVMTREKGIEMVRKYDHVKPRRDLERWLKYVNMTEEEFDAICDTFRDPRAWRIEGGQWVKDDIWGGSSAYGPVHLKCPQRAKFMREENYGRTKK; this comes from the coding sequence ATGAAGTTCTGTTCCAGGTGTATGTATCCTTCTATGGCGGCCACTCCGCTGACCTTTGACGACAAAGGGGTATGTTCCGGATGCAGGGTAGCGGGTCAGAAAAAAGTTATCGATTGGAAGGGGCGATTCCAGATGTTGAAAAAACTGACGGATGAATACCGAGCCAAAAATAATTACGATATTCTTATCCCCGTAAGCGGCGGAAAAGACAGTTATTACCAGGCGCATATAGCCAGCAAAGAGCTTGGGCTGAAGGTTCTTTTGGTTACATATCACGGTAATAATTATCTTCCGGAAGGCGAATACAATCTCGCGCGGATGCGGGAACTCTTCGATTGCGATCACATAGTTGTCAAACCCGGCGTCGATGTATTGATAAAAATGAACCGCATCGGTTTCAAACTGCAGGGGGATATGAACTGGCATAATCATTGCGGAATATTTACGGTTCCTATCCAGGAGGCGGTCAGGCATAAAGTACCTCTTATGATGTGGGGGGAACATGGGTTCATGGATATGGGTGGTATGTACTCTTACAGCGATTTTGTGGAATTTACCGCGAAGACCCGTCTTGAACACGGGTTGCGAGGATATGATTGGCACGATTTTACGGATGAAGGACTGGAGAAGCTCGGCCGCAGTGAACTCAAGGAAGGTCTAAGACCTAAAGATCTTCTGTGGGCGCAATATCCGCCTGATGAAGAGATAGCTTCCGTGGGAGTGCGCGGCATATATTTAAGTAACTATCTCGATTGGGACGGCACGAAGAACGCCGAATTGGTAACGAAGCTATACGGGTGGAGGGCGGCACAACAACCCTTTGAGCGCACTTACCGCAGTTTTTCAAATCTCGATGATATGCACGAGAACGGTATCCATGATTATCTGAAGTTCGTGAAATTCGGATATGGCAGGGCCAGCGATCACGCTTCCAAGGATATACGCGCAGGCGTCATGACGCGCGAAAAAGGAATAGAGATGGTGCGTAAGTACGACCATGTAAAGCCGCGGCGTGACCTGGAGCGGTGGCTTAAATATGTAAATATGACCGAAGAGGAATTTGACGCCATATGCGATACTTTCCGTGATCCGCGGGCCTGGCGCATAGAAG
- a CDS encoding methionyl-tRNA formyltransferase, translating to MKIVFIGSVEIGLKCLRQVVRDKWKVAAVFTLAKKYARTTSGYVDFSPFAKKAGIKVFKIKNVNDPVNVGRIRKINPDLIIICGCQSLVSKEILDIPGSGTVGFHSSLLPKYRGRAPVNWAIIKGETKTGITMFYCCPDPDAGDIIAQKSFPIMITDTCRTVYGKSAGAACELLHGYLSKIKDGTVKRKKNISNRYPLWPKRRPEDGRIDWSKDSLVIHNWIRALTRPYPGAFTYSGEKKYFIWRSRFSRQKRCGPGRPGEIIKVTGRSDNRSFLVKTGKGDIWISDVIYENGRAVQDLSVGSKFS from the coding sequence ATGAAGATAGTTTTTATCGGTAGTGTTGAGATAGGATTGAAATGCCTCCGGCAGGTTGTGCGGGATAAGTGGAAAGTTGCCGCTGTATTTACTTTGGCGAAAAAATATGCGCGCACGACGTCGGGCTATGTGGATTTTTCACCGTTTGCTAAAAAGGCCGGGATCAAAGTATTTAAAATAAAGAACGTGAATGATCCGGTCAATGTTGGAAGAATTCGCAAGATAAACCCCGACCTTATTATCATATGCGGGTGCCAAAGCTTAGTGAGCAAAGAGATATTGGATATTCCAGGGTCGGGGACGGTAGGATTTCACTCGTCGCTTTTACCGAAATACAGGGGCCGTGCGCCGGTAAACTGGGCGATCATAAAAGGGGAGACAAAAACCGGGATTACTATGTTTTACTGCTGTCCGGACCCTGACGCGGGCGACATTATCGCGCAGAAGAGTTTTCCTATAATGATCACAGATACCTGCAGGACGGTCTATGGTAAATCGGCCGGCGCCGCCTGTGAATTATTGCACGGGTATCTTTCAAAGATAAAAGACGGAACGGTAAAGCGGAAAAAGAATATATCAAATAGATATCCTTTATGGCCCAAAAGAAGGCCGGAGGATGGCCGAATCGACTGGAGTAAGGATTCGCTTGTGATACATAATTGGATCCGCGCGCTGACGCGGCCTTACCCGGGCGCCTTTACGTATAGCGGAGAGAAAAAATATTTCATATGGCGCTCGCGTTTCTCGAGACAGAAGAGGTGTGGGCCTGGCAGGCCCGGCGAGATAATAAAGGTAACGGGAAGAAGTGATAACCGGTCGTTCCTCGTTAAAACCGGGAAGGGCGATATATGGATATCGGATGTAATATATGAAAATGGCAGAGCAGTTCAAGACCTTTCTGTCGGGAGCAAATTTTCGTGA